DNA from Polyodon spathula isolate WHYD16114869_AA chromosome 46, ASM1765450v1, whole genome shotgun sequence:
ccactgccttccacactgcagcccagcgctttctttatctaaccactgagctcctcaaacccactgccttccacactgcagcccagcgctttctccatctgcagcccagcgctttctttatctaagctgagcctcaaacccactgccttccacactgcagcccagcgctttctttatctaaccactgagctcctcaaacccactgccttccacactgcagcccagcgctttctttatctaaccactgagctcctcaaacccactgccttccacactgcagcccagcgctttctttatctaaccactgagctcctcaaacccactgccttccacactgcagcccagcgctttctttatcaaaccactgagctcctcaaaccccactgccttccacactgcagcccggtgTTTTCTTTCACAGGTAGGTGTGGAGAATGGAGTGTGTTTGTGGAGAGTTTCTAGTTAGCTTGATAAAGGGAAAGTTTAGAGAgacacagcgagagagagagagggggagagaagtcAGAAAATGAAATTCAAAGAGAATCTTAacgttttaaaattgaaaaaattgtGGACTTGTTATTGAGATTAACGATGCACAGAAGTTGGGCTACTTGAGAATCTACGGAAAAGAATCTGATTTTAAGACTCTCTAGAATATTCTAGAaggattgttttcttttgttttcctaCATCGAACAATAGCACAAGCTTTTTCAAGAAAAAACCATCATTCTGGATCTTGGTGGAGTTTTTTTTAAGGGTATTGTTTTTTCAAGAACAGCCTGGAAAAAGATACAGATTTAATTTTGGAAAtcaaaaaatgctgaaaaataaaaacttgatttattttatatatttatataaattccAGCAATAAAGTTCTAGCTTAAGAATGGataaaaaaacaaggtttgattTGATCTAGAAGCAATCTAGAAAAGGATATTGGATCTAGAAAACGGCTGTGTTTTTGATGGAGCGCCTCTGAATTCTGACTGGATGTCATTTTGGGCTGACAAACTCCCCAATTCAATTTATGAATCTTTTTTGGACACTTTGAAGCTATATACTTTgcaggaaaaacaacaaaaaaacctcaTTTTTCAGAAAGAGACCGGGCAgtttttaacatgtgtttgaGAAACTGAAGGCTATACCAGTGTGATGCTGCAGGGTAAACTCGAAGGAGGACGGATTTGTGCCTTCCTTCTATTGCTgaaggagggactgggagggaagcagcgtggctctagcggagctgaggagggactgggagggaagcagtgtggctctagtggagctgaggagggactgggagggaagcagtgttgCTCCAGCGGACACCTCTAAAGACATGGACGACATCGGTGAAGCTCTGGAGACCAACCACACCCCCAACGACTCTTCTAACGCCCCCGCCCAGGGGACCCTGCTGGTCACCTCTCTGCTGGGGGCCACCCTGAGCCTCATGTGCCTGCTGGGGGCCACTGGGAACATCTACACCCTGGCGGTGAGCAGCGCCCCCCTCCGGAAAGCGGGCTCCATGCACCTCTACATCGTGAACCTGGCCCTGGCCGATCTGCTCTACCTTTCCACCATCCCTTTTGTGGTGTGCACCTACTTCGCCCGTGACTGGCTGTTTGGCGAAGCCGGTTGCCGAGCGTTGCTGAGCCTGGACCTGCTCGCTGCCCACGCCAGCGTCTTCACCCTGACCGTGATGAGCGCCGAGCGGTACCGCGCCGTCCTACGCCCCTTCCGCGCCCGGAGCTCGCCCAGGGGGTACCGGGGCCTGGTGGCTGCGGGGATCTGGCTGGCTTCCTTCCTCCTCACCCTGCCCATGATGGTGATGATCCGCCTGCGGAAAAGCCCTTCCAAACGGATCTGCTTCCCCACTTGGAAGCCGGAAGCCTTCAAGGTCTACCTGACGGTCCTGTTTTCCACCAGCGTTCTTGCGCCCGGGCTGGTCCTGGCCTGTTTGTACGGCCGGTTGGCCAGAGCTTACTGGGCATCGGAAGCCAGGGTGCAGTCCACCAAGCGACGGCTGAAACGCAGGGTGGCGTGCCTGACTTTCAGCATCGTGCTCGCCTACTGGGCGTGCTTCCTGCCCTTCTGGGCCTGGCAGCTGGTCAAGCTCTACTCCCAGGATGCCGTGCGGTCCCTGTCGGCCGACGCCCACGCGTACGTCAACTTCTTCGTCACCTGCTTGACCTACGGGAACAGCTGCGTCAACCCCTTCCTCTACACTTTGCTGAGCAAAAACTACAGGGACTACCTGAGGCAAAAACGCCAGCCCCCCGCTGGGACCAGCGCCAGCAGTGGGGCCGGGAGCAACCCCGCCGTCCTGGGGCAGGGGAGGAGAGCGGGGGTGCTGCTGTTCTGCAAAAGGGGGAGGGAAAATCGGGAAGGGGAAGTTAACGATCGCGAAGGCTAGTTTCGGGAGGCACTTTTCCCTCGAGGCGTCTCTGACTGGCGTGTGTTTGCACAGACGCTGCTTAGTAAATGCATGATTGCAATGCTGTTATGCATACTTacacttaatgtggaaatctgttagcacaatataaccctaacactaaccctagcTCTTATAAtgtctgaacagcctccctctgtgctgggggagcagagagagaaagagaggctcttacactctctgaacagcctccctctgctgggggagcagagagagaaagagaggctcttacactctctgaacagcctccctctgttctGAAGCTTCGATTCAAAcaaattaatgttattatatttatgCATTTGAATGTAATCTTGTCTTTAGTTATTGTTTACaaagtgctgtttatttattaatgtgtgtgtttatttaatatagtgaCTTTAGCAATAAGCGGAAATAGATTTGGTTCATATTGAGAATcaattttgtgtttgtaattttctaaagcgtttaataaaaaataaaaaaaaaattcgtAACCCATAATATTCTctatgtctgcctgtctctcattgaagatcattgagggtatagtgagcacactggggtcccattctaccagcctcaccccattgcagctgccctatacttgtgctaccattgtagtgtaatacagagccattgcagtgccgctgtctgcctgtctctcattgaagatctatagtgagcacactgtggtcccattcttcaccccattgcagctgccctatacttgtgctaccattgtagtgtaatacagagccattgcagtgccgctgtctgcctgtctctcattgaagatcattgagggtatagtgagcacactggggtcccattctaccagcctcaccccattgcagctgccctatacttgtgctaccattgtagtgtaatacagagccattgcagtgccgctgtctgcctgtctctcattgaagatcattgagggtatagtgagcacactggggtcccattctaccagcctcaccccattgcagctgccctatacttgtgctaccattgtagtgtaatacagagccattgcagtgccgctgtctgcctgtctctcattgaagatcattgagggtatagtgagcacactggggtcccattctaccagcctcaccccattgcagctgccctatacttgtgctaccattgtagtgtaatacagagccattgcagtgccgctgtctgcctgtctctcattgaagatcattgagggtatagtgagcacactgtggtcccattctaccagcctcaccccattgcagctgccctatacttgtgctaccattgtagtgtaatacagagccattgcagtgccgctgtctgcctgtctctcattgaagatcattgagggtacgGTGTTAGTGGTTTGGAGTATCTGTGCTCTGTAAATATTCTTCTTGCAGGTTGCGTCTCGGAAAGAATTCGTACCCCGTCTGACACATTCCGTCCTGCAGCAGGAATT
Protein-coding regions in this window:
- the LOC121306151 gene encoding urotensin-2 receptor, which translates into the protein MDDIGEALETNHTPNDSSNAPAQGTLLVTSLLGATLSLMCLLGATGNIYTLAVSSAPLRKAGSMHLYIVNLALADLLYLSTIPFVVCTYFARDWLFGEAGCRALLSLDLLAAHASVFTLTVMSAERYRAVLRPFRARSSPRGYRGLVAAGIWLASFLLTLPMMVMIRLRKSPSKRICFPTWKPEAFKVYLTVLFSTSVLAPGLVLACLYGRLARAYWASEARVQSTKRRLKRRVACLTFSIVLAYWACFLPFWAWQLVKLYSQDAVRSLSADAHAYVNFFVTCLTYGNSCVNPFLYTLLSKNYRDYLRQKRQPPAGTSASSGAGSNPAVLGQGRRAGVLLFCKRGRENREGEVNDREG